In Microbacterium sp. AB, a single genomic region encodes these proteins:
- a CDS encoding SDR family oxidoreductase, which produces MVDRLDGKVAIVSGAAQGMGESHARAIVSEGGKVVIGDINDEKGDALAAELGDAAAYVHLDVTSSEDWDRAVALAVDRFGKLNVLVNNAGIVNFGFLDNYTQAQWDLILKINLTGPFLGIKAAAAELKRSAPSSIVNISSTAGLTGSAGQHGYAASKFGVRGLTKSVAAELAAFGVRANSIHPGTVRTPMTEGIDLSSLAAPIPRVAEPQEVSNLVVFLASDESSYSTASEFLVDGGLVNVAGSVTDS; this is translated from the coding sequence ATGGTGGACAGGCTCGACGGCAAGGTCGCGATCGTGAGCGGAGCCGCTCAGGGCATGGGCGAGAGCCACGCCCGCGCGATCGTGAGCGAAGGCGGCAAGGTCGTCATCGGCGACATCAACGACGAGAAGGGCGATGCTCTCGCGGCCGAGCTCGGCGACGCGGCGGCATACGTGCACCTGGACGTGACGAGCAGCGAGGACTGGGACAGGGCGGTCGCCCTGGCCGTCGACCGGTTCGGCAAGCTGAACGTCCTGGTCAACAATGCGGGGATCGTGAACTTCGGCTTCCTCGACAACTACACGCAGGCCCAGTGGGACCTGATCCTGAAGATCAACCTCACCGGCCCGTTCCTCGGCATCAAGGCGGCCGCGGCCGAGCTGAAGCGGTCGGCGCCGTCGTCCATCGTGAACATCTCGTCGACCGCGGGCCTGACCGGCAGCGCGGGGCAGCACGGCTACGCGGCGTCGAAGTTCGGCGTCCGGGGTCTGACGAAGAGCGTCGCCGCGGAGCTCGCGGCCTTCGGCGTCCGCGCGAACTCGATCCACCCGGGGACCGTGCGCACCCCCATGACCGAGGGCATCGACCTGTCGTCGCTGGCCGCCCCCATTCCCCGTGTCGCCGAGCCGCAGGAGGTCTCCAACCTCGTCGTGTTCCTGGCGTCGGACGAGTCGTCGTACTCCACCGCGTCGGAGTTCCTCGTCGACGGCGGGCTCGTCAACGTCGCCGGCTCCGTCACCGACAGCTGA
- a CDS encoding acyl-CoA dehydrogenase family protein — protein sequence MASQLLPGERVSSYDVTKALGTDYYAVFEDVGGADRDAWSRARDVGARLAPLMLEAWERAEYPREALSELGAAGLFADGIDHPDVPALSPLAAGLVNMEVSRHDGSLGTVIAVQGGLALRTLALFGSEAQQAAWLKPLLSGEVPGAFALTEPDHGSDSTSLETSARRDGDGWVLRGAKKWIGNGASGGVTFVWARVDDEGAPDHGAVRCFLVEQDAPGYTGTVITGKVALRGIHQAHIALDDVRVPSDALLPGAHTFKDASRVLFATRSGVAWSALGHATACFEAALAYATERVQFGKPLARFQMVQERLSRMLAELTSMQLYCRRLADLEAAGALRPTQASLAKYHGTRTARDIARTARDVLGGNGILLENRVVQHLADIEAIHTYEGTESVQALLIGRDLTGVSAFA from the coding sequence ATGGCATCGCAGCTCCTCCCCGGCGAGCGGGTCTCGTCCTACGACGTCACGAAGGCTCTCGGCACCGACTACTACGCCGTGTTCGAGGATGTGGGAGGAGCGGATCGCGACGCCTGGTCGCGTGCCCGCGACGTCGGCGCACGGCTCGCGCCGCTGATGCTCGAGGCCTGGGAGCGCGCGGAGTACCCGCGGGAGGCGCTCTCCGAGCTCGGCGCAGCCGGGCTGTTCGCGGACGGCATCGACCATCCGGACGTCCCGGCGCTGTCTCCGCTGGCCGCCGGCCTCGTGAACATGGAGGTGTCGAGGCACGACGGCTCGCTCGGCACCGTGATCGCCGTCCAGGGCGGTCTCGCGCTGCGCACCCTGGCGCTCTTCGGCAGCGAGGCGCAGCAGGCGGCCTGGCTGAAGCCGCTGCTGTCGGGCGAGGTTCCCGGAGCGTTCGCCCTCACCGAGCCCGACCACGGGTCGGACTCGACGTCGCTCGAGACCTCTGCCCGGCGCGACGGGGACGGATGGGTCCTCCGCGGTGCGAAGAAGTGGATCGGCAACGGCGCATCGGGCGGCGTCACCTTCGTGTGGGCGCGCGTCGACGACGAGGGCGCCCCGGACCACGGCGCCGTGCGGTGCTTCCTCGTCGAGCAGGACGCCCCCGGATACACGGGGACCGTCATCACGGGCAAGGTCGCCCTCCGCGGCATCCACCAGGCGCACATCGCGCTCGACGACGTGCGGGTGCCGTCGGACGCGCTGCTCCCGGGAGCGCACACGTTCAAGGACGCCTCCCGCGTGCTCTTCGCGACCCGCTCGGGCGTCGCGTGGTCGGCGCTCGGTCACGCCACGGCGTGCTTCGAGGCGGCTCTGGCCTATGCGACGGAGCGGGTCCAGTTCGGCAAGCCCCTCGCGCGGTTCCAGATGGTGCAGGAGCGGCTGTCGCGGATGCTCGCCGAGCTCACGTCGATGCAGCTGTACTGCCGGCGGCTGGCCGACCTCGAGGCGGCGGGCGCGCTGCGTCCGACGCAGGCGTCGCTGGCCAAGTACCACGGCACGCGCACCGCGCGTGACATCGCCCGCACCGCCCGGGATGTGCTCGGGGGCAACGGCATCCTCCTGGAGAACCGCGTCGTCCAGCATCTGGCCGACATCGAGGCGATCCACACCTACGAGGGCACCGAGAGCGTGCAGGCCCTCCTGATCGGCCGCGACCTCACGGGCGTCAGCGCCTTCGCGTGA
- the sucC gene encoding ADP-forming succinate--CoA ligase subunit beta, producing MDLYEYQARDLFEKYEVPVLAGIVADTPEEVRAAAEKIGGVVVVKAQVKTGGRGKAGGVKVAKTPDEAYEAAKAILGLDIKGHVVKRVMVAQGADIAREFYFSVLLDRSNRSYLSLASVEGGMEIEQLAVEKPEALARVEVNPLTGIDEAKAIEIARAGGWDEELAPKVADVFVKLYDVYTGEGATLVEVNPLVLTGAGDIVALDGKVSLDDNASEVRHPEHEELEDKGAADPLEAKAKASGLNYVKLDGEVGIIGNGAGLVMSTLDVVAYAGEAHGGVKPANFLDIGGGASATVMAAGLDVILGDEQVKSVFVNVFGGITSCVAVAEGIVKALEILGDTATKPLVVRLDGNQVEEGRAILAGAGHPLVTLAAGMDEGADKAAELANA from the coding sequence GTGGATCTGTACGAGTACCAGGCTCGAGACCTTTTTGAGAAGTACGAGGTGCCGGTGCTCGCCGGCATCGTCGCGGACACCCCCGAGGAGGTGAGAGCGGCAGCCGAGAAGATCGGCGGCGTGGTCGTCGTCAAGGCCCAGGTGAAGACGGGCGGACGCGGCAAGGCCGGCGGCGTGAAGGTCGCCAAGACCCCCGACGAGGCGTACGAGGCGGCGAAGGCGATCCTCGGCCTCGACATCAAGGGCCACGTCGTCAAGCGCGTCATGGTCGCCCAGGGCGCCGACATCGCCCGCGAGTTCTACTTCTCGGTGCTGCTGGACCGCTCGAACCGCTCCTACCTGTCGCTCGCCAGCGTCGAGGGCGGCATGGAGATCGAGCAGCTCGCCGTCGAGAAGCCCGAGGCGCTCGCCCGCGTCGAGGTGAACCCCCTCACGGGGATCGACGAGGCCAAGGCCATCGAGATCGCCCGCGCCGGCGGATGGGACGAGGAGCTCGCCCCGAAGGTCGCCGACGTCTTCGTCAAGCTCTACGACGTCTACACGGGCGAGGGGGCGACCCTCGTCGAGGTCAACCCGCTCGTGCTCACGGGCGCAGGCGACATCGTCGCGCTCGACGGCAAGGTGTCGCTCGACGACAACGCCAGCGAGGTGCGCCACCCCGAGCACGAGGAGCTCGAGGACAAGGGCGCCGCAGACCCGCTCGAGGCCAAGGCCAAGGCGAGCGGCCTCAACTACGTCAAGCTCGACGGCGAGGTCGGCATCATCGGCAACGGCGCGGGCCTCGTCATGTCGACGCTCGACGTCGTCGCCTACGCGGGCGAGGCCCACGGCGGAGTGAAGCCGGCGAACTTCCTCGACATCGGAGGCGGCGCCTCGGCGACGGTCATGGCGGCCGGTCTCGACGTCATCCTCGGCGACGAGCAGGTCAAGAGCGTCTTCGTGAACGTCTTCGGCGGCATCACGTCGTGCGTCGCCGTCGCGGAGGGCATCGTGAAGGCCCTCGAGATCCTCGGCGACACGGCCACGAAGCCGCTCGTCGTGCGCCTCGACGGCAACCAGGTCGAGGAGGGCCGCGCCATCCTCGCGGGAGCGGGACATCCGCTCGTCACGCTCGCGGCGGGCATGGACGAGGGCGCCGACAAGGCCGCCGAGCTGGCGAACGCCTGA
- the sucD gene encoding succinate--CoA ligase subunit alpha codes for MSIYLNKDSKVIVQGITGGEGTKHTALMLKAGTNVVGGVNARKAGTTVSHTDKDGAAVELPVFGSVAEAIEKTGADVSIAFVPPAFTKDAMVEAIDSEIPLLVVITEGVPVGDTAEAWAYAQSKGNSTRIIGPNCPGIITPGESLVGITPANITGKGPIGLVSKSGTLTYQMMFELRDLGFSTAIGIGGDPVIGTTHIDALAAFEADPETKAIVMIGEIGGDAEERAAEYVKAHVTKPVVGYVAGFTAPEGKTMGHAGAIVSGSAGTAQAKKEALEAAGVKVGKTPSETAALMREIIETL; via the coding sequence ATGTCGATCTACCTCAACAAGGACTCCAAGGTCATCGTCCAGGGCATCACGGGCGGCGAGGGCACCAAGCACACCGCCCTCATGCTCAAGGCCGGGACGAACGTCGTCGGCGGCGTGAACGCCCGCAAGGCCGGCACCACGGTCTCGCACACCGACAAGGACGGCGCCGCCGTCGAGCTCCCCGTCTTCGGCTCGGTCGCCGAGGCCATCGAGAAGACGGGCGCCGACGTGTCGATCGCGTTCGTGCCCCCCGCCTTCACGAAGGACGCGATGGTCGAGGCCATCGACTCGGAGATCCCGCTGCTCGTCGTCATCACCGAGGGCGTGCCCGTCGGCGACACCGCCGAGGCGTGGGCGTACGCGCAGTCGAAGGGCAACAGTACCCGCATCATCGGCCCGAACTGCCCCGGCATCATCACGCCGGGCGAGTCGCTCGTGGGCATCACGCCCGCGAACATCACGGGCAAGGGCCCCATCGGGCTCGTCTCGAAGTCGGGCACGCTCACCTACCAGATGATGTTCGAGCTGCGCGACCTCGGCTTCTCGACCGCCATCGGCATCGGCGGCGACCCCGTCATCGGGACGACGCACATCGACGCGCTCGCCGCGTTCGAGGCCGACCCCGAGACGAAGGCCATCGTCATGATCGGCGAGATCGGCGGCGACGCCGAGGAGCGGGCGGCCGAGTACGTCAAGGCGCACGTCACGAAGCCCGTCGTCGGCTACGTCGCGGGCTTCACGGCCCCCGAGGGCAAGACGATGGGCCACGCCGGCGCGATCGTGTCGGGCTCCGCCGGCACCGCGCAGGCGAAGAAGGAGGCGCTCGAGGCCGCCGGGGTCAAGGTCGGCAAGACGCCGAGCGAGACCGCCGCCCTCATGCGCGAGATCATCGAGACGCTGTAG
- the ligD gene encoding non-homologous end-joining DNA ligase translates to MPSERLTLTVPGPLGEREVSLSSPDRLVWPAAGVTKRELAEYLIAVSGPFLAHSGGRPISLERYPGSVDGESFFSKNPPRGAPGFVESVPVTYNSGRRHPQLVLTEPAAAVWAAQMNAVVFHPWASLASDTDHPVELRIDLDPQPGTDFADVVAAAHAMREVLGEAGLTSWVKTSGSRGIHLFVPIEPRWEFLEVRHAVIAASRELERRMPDRVTTSWWKEERGERVFVDFNQANRDRTMAGAYSPRALPQATVSTPVTWDELDGVDPHAFTVRTVPQRLSGAGDPWAGFADAPGSIDVLLGWWERDVADGLGELPFPPDFPKMPGEPPRVQPSRARKG, encoded by the coding sequence ATGCCCTCCGAGCGCCTCACCCTGACCGTGCCGGGCCCCCTCGGCGAGCGTGAGGTCAGCCTGTCGAGTCCCGACCGGCTCGTCTGGCCCGCGGCCGGCGTCACCAAGCGAGAGCTCGCGGAGTACCTCATCGCGGTGTCCGGGCCCTTCCTCGCGCACAGCGGCGGCCGGCCGATCTCGCTCGAGCGCTACCCCGGCTCCGTCGACGGCGAGAGCTTCTTCTCCAAGAACCCGCCGCGGGGCGCTCCGGGCTTCGTCGAGTCGGTGCCCGTCACCTACAACAGCGGCAGACGCCATCCGCAGCTCGTGCTCACCGAGCCCGCGGCCGCCGTGTGGGCCGCGCAGATGAACGCCGTCGTGTTCCATCCGTGGGCCTCGCTCGCCTCCGACACGGACCATCCCGTCGAGCTGCGCATCGACCTCGACCCGCAGCCCGGAACGGACTTCGCCGACGTCGTCGCCGCGGCGCACGCCATGCGCGAGGTGCTCGGCGAGGCGGGCCTGACGTCGTGGGTCAAGACGAGCGGGAGCCGCGGCATCCACCTCTTCGTGCCCATAGAGCCGCGCTGGGAGTTCCTCGAGGTGCGCCATGCGGTGATCGCGGCGAGCCGCGAGCTGGAACGGCGGATGCCCGACCGCGTCACGACGAGCTGGTGGAAGGAGGAGCGCGGGGAGCGCGTCTTCGTCGACTTCAACCAGGCGAACCGCGACAGGACGATGGCCGGCGCCTACAGCCCGCGCGCGCTGCCGCAGGCCACCGTGTCGACGCCCGTGACGTGGGACGAGCTCGACGGCGTCGACCCGCACGCGTTCACGGTGCGGACCGTTCCGCAGCGCCTCTCCGGGGCCGGCGATCCCTGGGCCGGCTTCGCGGACGCCCCGGGATCGATCGACGTCCTGCTCGGATGGTGGGAGCGGGACGTCGCGGACGGCCTCGGCGAGCTGCCGTTCCCGCCGGACTTCCCGAAGATGCCGGGCGAGCCGCCCCGCGTCCAGCCCTCACGGGCCAGGAAGGGCTGA
- the dhaM gene encoding dihydroxyacetone kinase phosphoryl donor subunit DhaM, whose translation MIAFVVVSHSTALAEALVLLAGEMARPEPPPIAVAAGTADGGVGTDAALIAEAIESVASPEGTLVFTDLGSAVMSAELAVDLAATGGEVRLAAAPLVEGFVAAVARAAAGGDIDEVEREARRALTAKLQHLGADDGEPAPPPPSGRSESFLLTNEIGLHARPAASVAGALRGLDAVVRIGTATRPAVDGRSLVGLMALGARRGDTIDVTADGPDADRAIDAIRALVESGFGE comes from the coding sequence ATGATCGCGTTCGTCGTCGTCTCGCACAGCACCGCGCTCGCCGAGGCCCTCGTCCTGCTCGCGGGCGAGATGGCCCGCCCCGAGCCGCCGCCCATCGCCGTCGCCGCGGGAACGGCCGACGGGGGCGTCGGCACCGACGCCGCGCTCATCGCCGAGGCGATCGAGTCCGTGGCCTCCCCCGAGGGGACGCTCGTCTTCACCGACCTCGGCTCGGCCGTGATGAGCGCCGAGCTGGCCGTCGACCTCGCGGCGACAGGAGGCGAGGTGCGGCTCGCCGCGGCCCCGCTCGTCGAGGGCTTCGTCGCGGCCGTGGCGCGCGCGGCCGCCGGCGGCGACATCGACGAGGTCGAGCGCGAGGCGCGCCGCGCCCTCACCGCGAAGCTCCAGCACCTCGGAGCGGACGACGGCGAGCCCGCGCCGCCGCCGCCCTCCGGCCGCTCGGAGTCGTTCCTCCTCACCAACGAGATCGGCCTGCATGCGCGGCCCGCGGCATCCGTCGCCGGTGCGCTGCGCGGACTCGACGCGGTCGTGCGCATCGGCACCGCGACCAGGCCCGCCGTCGACGGCCGGAGCCTCGTGGGCCTCATGGCGCTCGGCGCCCGCCGCGGCGACACGATCGACGTCACGGCCGACGGCCCGGACGCCGACCGCGCGATCGACGCGATCCGCGCGCTCGTCGAGTCGGGCTTCGGCGAGTGA
- the dhaL gene encoding dihydroxyacetone kinase subunit DhaL produces the protein MGTEISLPTLVSWVTLFRDRIAAEQGRLTELDSAIGDADHGANMARGTAAAAAKLDETPPATVDALGKTVGMALVSTVGGASGPLYGTFFLRFGTQAAGAAALDGAALAAALRAGAEGVVARGKASAGDKTMLDAMLPAVEAFEADPSDPAAAASAAAGAARAGSDATEPLVARKGRASYLGERSAGHLDPGSVSTALLFEALAEALA, from the coding sequence ATGGGCACGGAGATCTCGCTCCCGACTCTCGTCTCCTGGGTGACGCTGTTCCGCGATCGCATCGCCGCCGAGCAGGGCCGGCTCACCGAGCTCGACTCGGCTATCGGCGACGCCGACCACGGCGCGAACATGGCGCGTGGGACGGCCGCGGCGGCCGCCAAGCTCGACGAGACGCCGCCTGCCACCGTCGACGCCCTCGGGAAGACGGTCGGCATGGCCCTCGTCTCCACCGTCGGAGGGGCGAGCGGGCCGCTCTACGGCACGTTCTTCCTCCGGTTCGGCACGCAGGCCGCGGGCGCCGCCGCGCTCGACGGCGCGGCGCTCGCCGCCGCGCTGCGTGCGGGGGCCGAGGGGGTGGTCGCTCGCGGAAAGGCCTCGGCGGGGGACAAGACCATGCTCGACGCGATGCTCCCCGCCGTGGAGGCGTTCGAGGCGGACCCCTCCGATCCGGCGGCCGCCGCCTCCGCCGCCGCGGGCGCCGCGCGCGCGGGGAGCGACGCGACGGAGCCCCTCGTCGCCCGCAAGGGACGGGCGAGCTACCTGGGCGAGCGCAGCGCAGGGCATCTGGACCCCGGCTCCGTGTCGACGGCGCTGCTGTTCGAGGCCCTGGCCGAGGCGCTGGCATGA
- the dhaK gene encoding dihydroxyacetone kinase subunit DhaK: protein MKKLVGEVARVVSDALTGMEAALPEIRVDHDSRVVLRATAKDPGKVAVVSGGGSGHEPLHGGFVGYGMLDAACAGEVFTSPTPDQVLAATTAVDGGAGVLHVVKNYTGDVMNFEMAAELADAAGTEVATVLVHDDVAVEDSTYTAGRRGVGLTVLLEKIAGAAAEEGRPLDDVVRVAETVSAQGRSMGMALTSGTVPAAGRPTFELADDEMEIGVGIHGEPGRRRVPLAPAAQIAEMLVEPILADADFTGAPVVAMLNGMGGSPLLELYLMYGEVAKLLDRAGVRVERRLVGDYITSLDMAGCSLTLLRADDELLRLWDAPVVTPGLRWGR, encoded by the coding sequence ATGAAGAAGCTGGTCGGCGAGGTCGCCCGCGTCGTGTCCGACGCGCTGACCGGCATGGAGGCGGCGCTGCCGGAGATCCGCGTCGACCACGACAGCCGCGTCGTGCTGCGCGCGACGGCGAAGGACCCCGGCAAGGTCGCGGTCGTCTCGGGCGGCGGCTCGGGGCACGAGCCGTTGCACGGCGGGTTCGTCGGGTACGGGATGCTGGACGCCGCGTGCGCGGGCGAGGTGTTCACGTCGCCGACCCCCGACCAGGTGCTCGCGGCGACGACCGCCGTCGACGGCGGGGCCGGCGTGCTGCACGTCGTGAAGAACTACACCGGCGACGTGATGAACTTCGAGATGGCCGCCGAGCTGGCCGACGCCGCGGGCACGGAGGTCGCGACCGTCCTCGTCCACGACGACGTCGCCGTCGAGGACTCCACCTACACCGCGGGCCGGCGCGGCGTGGGCCTCACCGTGCTCCTCGAGAAGATCGCCGGAGCCGCGGCCGAGGAGGGACGTCCGCTCGACGACGTCGTCCGCGTGGCCGAGACCGTGTCGGCGCAGGGGAGGTCCATGGGCATGGCGCTCACGAGCGGCACCGTCCCGGCGGCGGGGAGGCCGACGTTCGAGCTGGCGGACGACGAGATGGAGATCGGCGTCGGCATCCACGGCGAGCCGGGGCGCCGCAGGGTCCCGCTCGCGCCCGCGGCGCAGATCGCCGAGATGCTCGTCGAGCCGATCCTCGCGGACGCCGACTTCACCGGGGCGCCCGTCGTCGCGATGCTGAACGGGATGGGCGGGTCGCCCCTCCTCGAGCTGTACCTCATGTACGGCGAGGTGGCGAAGCTGCTCGACAGGGCGGGCGTGCGGGTCGAGCGCCGCCTCGTCGGCGACTACATCACGTCCCTCGACATGGCGGGATGCTCGCTCACCCTGCTGCGCGCGGACGACGAGCTGCTCCGACTGTGGGACGCGCCCGTCGTGACGCCCGGCCTGCGATGGGGGCGGTGA
- a CDS encoding nitroreductase family deazaflavin-dependent oxidoreductase: protein MPLQGEYAPGTSEQARRQAEAFETSKGADASVLPGTEWPIIVLTSVGAKTGKLRKTALMRVEHDGRYAVVASKGGAPKPPTWFWNLKANPHVELQDGAVTRDYLARELDTASEEYARWWERAVAAYPPYAEYQERTTRRIEVFVLEPLEA from the coding sequence ATGCCGCTTCAGGGAGAGTACGCACCGGGCACGTCGGAGCAGGCGCGCAGGCAGGCCGAGGCCTTCGAGACGTCGAAGGGCGCCGACGCGTCCGTGCTGCCGGGGACCGAATGGCCCATCATCGTGCTGACGAGCGTCGGGGCGAAGACCGGCAAGCTCCGCAAGACCGCGCTCATGCGCGTCGAGCACGATGGGCGCTATGCCGTCGTCGCGTCGAAGGGCGGTGCGCCGAAACCGCCGACGTGGTTCTGGAACCTGAAGGCCAACCCCCACGTCGAGCTGCAGGACGGCGCCGTCACGCGCGACTATCTGGCCCGGGAGCTCGACACGGCGTCCGAGGAGTACGCGCGGTGGTGGGAGCGTGCCGTCGCGGCCTACCCGCCGTACGCCGAGTATCAGGAGCGCACGACTCGCCGCATCGAGGTCTTCGTCCTCGAACCGCTCGAGGCGTAG
- a CDS encoding cell division protein PerM, producing the protein MHRILIALLAAFDALVAAAVGLVVVLAPLTLLWVFAFGVDADWAALWPATARIWQLGALVPVSFAFDDAAVVALGLPADGASFALSLAPLALTVFAVVFAARSARRAVRSGGAATGVVAGIAATAAIAAVVLVSSGNALATVEPWQAVVFPALVYGAGAFAGAWTEAWAEGDGGAIDALRERIDAWPSKWRELPSLAVRGAALALAGVVGVGAIAVVVAVLLRADEVIALFERAQVDGLGATAIALAQLAYLPTLIGWAVAWTAGPGFAVGAATAVSPAGTQLGVVPGIPVLGLLPEQGSPWLLLVLLLPVAAGAAAGWAVRSALVAEWEADPPETPESADASPREPVSPRIVLAVAIAVLAGAGAAIVAAVSSGAIGPGRLETVGAEPGPVALAVGLEVLLGAAILLLSPRGRAGGLASDDADGRAATADGGDVRAPVD; encoded by the coding sequence ATGCACCGGATCCTCATCGCCCTGCTCGCCGCGTTCGACGCTCTCGTGGCCGCGGCGGTCGGCCTCGTCGTCGTCCTCGCCCCCCTGACGCTGCTGTGGGTCTTCGCCTTCGGCGTGGACGCGGACTGGGCGGCGCTGTGGCCGGCGACGGCGCGCATCTGGCAGCTCGGGGCGCTCGTGCCGGTGTCGTTCGCGTTCGACGACGCCGCCGTCGTGGCGCTCGGCCTCCCGGCGGACGGCGCGTCGTTCGCGCTGTCGCTCGCGCCGCTCGCGCTGACGGTCTTCGCCGTGGTCTTCGCCGCGCGGTCGGCTCGTCGCGCGGTCCGCAGCGGCGGCGCGGCGACGGGCGTGGTCGCCGGCATCGCCGCGACCGCGGCGATCGCCGCGGTCGTGCTCGTCAGCTCCGGCAACGCGCTCGCGACGGTCGAGCCGTGGCAGGCCGTCGTCTTCCCCGCCCTCGTCTACGGCGCCGGAGCGTTCGCCGGGGCGTGGACCGAGGCGTGGGCCGAGGGCGACGGCGGCGCGATCGACGCCCTGCGGGAGCGGATCGACGCGTGGCCGTCGAAGTGGCGGGAGCTGCCGTCGCTCGCCGTCCGGGGTGCTGCCCTCGCCCTCGCCGGCGTCGTCGGCGTCGGGGCGATCGCGGTCGTCGTCGCCGTGCTCCTGCGCGCCGACGAGGTCATCGCGCTGTTCGAGCGCGCGCAGGTCGACGGGCTCGGGGCCACGGCGATCGCGCTCGCGCAGCTGGCCTACCTCCCGACGCTCATCGGATGGGCCGTGGCGTGGACCGCCGGTCCCGGGTTCGCCGTCGGGGCGGCCACGGCCGTGTCTCCCGCCGGCACCCAGCTCGGGGTCGTGCCCGGCATCCCCGTGCTCGGACTGCTGCCGGAGCAGGGGTCTCCGTGGCTGCTGCTCGTGCTGCTGCTGCCGGTCGCCGCCGGCGCCGCCGCGGGGTGGGCCGTGCGCTCGGCCCTCGTCGCCGAGTGGGAGGCGGACCCGCCGGAGACGCCGGAGTCCGCGGACGCGTCACCGCGGGAGCCGGTCTCGCCGCGCATCGTGCTCGCCGTCGCGATCGCCGTGCTCGCGGGCGCGGGCGCGGCGATCGTCGCGGCGGTCTCCTCGGGGGCGATCGGCCCGGGGCGCCTGGAGACCGTGGGAGCGGAGCCGGGCCCGGTCGCCCTCGCCGTGGGGCTCGAGGTCCTGCTGGGGGCGGCGATCCTGCTGCTCTCGCCGCGCGGGCGCGCGGGCGGCCTCGCCTCGGACGACGCGGATGGCCGCGCGGCCACGGCGGACGGGGGCGATGTGCGCGCGCCGGTAGACTAG
- the purN gene encoding phosphoribosylglycinamide formyltransferase, producing the protein MLTVAVLISGTGSNLRALLEAASDPAYPARVVAVGADRAAAGLAHAEAFGVPAFTVAFRDHPSREAWGEELARRLRAVGADLIVLSGLMRLLPASVVDEFGPRIVNTHPAYLPEFPGAHGVRDALAAGADQSGASVIVVDNGVDSGPVLAQERVAVLPGDDETTLHERIKPVERRLLIDVVRRIADGEIDLEHPAPAP; encoded by the coding sequence GTGCTCACGGTCGCCGTCCTCATCTCCGGCACCGGTTCGAACCTCCGTGCCCTTCTCGAAGCCGCGAGCGACCCGGCGTATCCCGCGCGGGTCGTCGCCGTCGGAGCCGACCGCGCCGCGGCCGGCCTCGCTCACGCGGAGGCGTTCGGCGTGCCGGCCTTCACGGTCGCCTTCCGCGACCACCCCTCGCGCGAGGCGTGGGGGGAGGAGCTCGCGCGACGCCTTCGGGCCGTCGGCGCCGATCTCATCGTGCTGAGCGGTCTCATGCGCCTTCTGCCGGCATCGGTCGTCGACGAGTTCGGCCCGCGCATCGTCAACACCCATCCGGCCTATCTGCCGGAGTTCCCGGGGGCCCACGGCGTGCGCGACGCGCTCGCCGCGGGCGCGGACCAGAGCGGCGCGAGCGTGATCGTCGTCGACAACGGCGTCGACTCCGGACCCGTCCTCGCGCAGGAGCGCGTCGCCGTGCTCCCGGGCGACGACGAGACGACGCTCCACGAGCGCATCAAGCCCGTCGAGCGACGGCTCCTCATCGACGTCGTCCGCCGCATCGCCGACGGCGAGATCGACCTGGAGCATCCCGCGCCCGCGCCGTGA